GTCGTTGGGGTCGACTCGGGCGGCGGCGAGGTGGTCTGGGTCGTGACCGACGGCTGCGACGGGTCGGGCGCCGACCCCTGGGTCGGATCGGGTCCCGGGTTGGAACCGCCCGGATCAGGCGGGGGCGGCGTCTCCGGCTCCTTGGGCTCGGGCGTCGTTACGGGAGGGGGCCCCTGGGTCGACGGGGTTCCATGCGGATCCAGCACCTGCCGGGACTCCCGCACCGCGGTCACGATCGCGAGGCGGAGGTTGCTGGACACGGGCTGCTGGGTGGACTCCAGCGTCGTGTCTACCATGGCGAACGCCCTGCTCACGTTCCCTTGGACGCTGCCGAGCTGTCCGACCAGGGCGGCGACCTCAGACTGGTCCACACCCTCCTGCCTGGCCTCGGCCACGGCCCTCTCGGCGGCCAGGACCGCACTGGTGAGCGCGTTCACCGCCGGCTCGATCTGGTTGAACATCTCCAGCCGGGTCAGCTGCTCGAGCTCGTCGCGTCGCACGTCGGCGATCCGGGTGCGCTCGGCCGCCTCGCGGGACGGTGACCACTGGACCGAGGCGACGCGGATCTCCTCGATGGCCCGCTTGAAGGGGTACATGGCCTGGCCGGGCAGGGCGGCCGCGGAGGCCATGGTGGCGGGGGCGAGGACCAGGGCGGCCGCCAGGGCGACCGCGACCACGCGGCGGCGCACGTCCCAGCCGCTGGGCTGGCGGCGCACGGGCAGCTCCAGGATCGTGCCCGGGCGCTCAAGGGCCCGCTCCAGGTGCCGGTCGGCCACCTCGGGGTCGAGCTGGAAGGTGGCCAGCTCGGCCCGCAGGACGTCGGCCGCCTCCACCAGCGGCGCAAGCTCGTCGGTGAGCTCGACAGGACGCCCGTCGAGCAGGGCGTCGAGCTCATCGTGGAGCTTGTTCGGCTTTGGCTGCGGCGTTTTCACCGTTCCTCCTCCTCCTGACTAGTCAGGCGACCGGAGTCTGGTGATGGATACGGGCGTTCCTGTGCCTCGTGCGGGCTACGTAGGCCCAATACTCTGGCAAGGCTAGCCAGGCCACGGTGCTGCAGGGCCTTGACGGCGCCGGTGGTCTTGCCCAGCGTCTCGGCCACCTCGGGGGCGGTCAGCCCGCCGGCCATCCGCAGCAGCAGGAC
The genomic region above belongs to Actinomycetota bacterium and contains:
- a CDS encoding DUF5667 domain-containing protein; protein product: MKTPQPKPNKLHDELDALLDGRPVELTDELAPLVEAADVLRAELATFQLDPEVADRHLERALERPGTILELPVRRQPSGWDVRRRVVAVALAAALVLAPATMASAAALPGQAMYPFKRAIEEIRVASVQWSPSREAAERTRIADVRRDELEQLTRLEMFNQIEPAVNALTSAVLAAERAVAEARQEGVDQSEVAALVGQLGSVQGNVSRAFAMVDTTLESTQQPVSSNLRLAIVTAVRESRQVLDPHGTPSTQGPPPVTTPEPKEPETPPPPDPGGSNPGPDPTQGSAPDPSQPSVTTQTTSPPPESTPTTDPAPTTTAEPEATSGSLEGGGGQPTSPGKATDEVGDKGRTTPTTSLPSP